One Candida dubliniensis CD36 chromosome 1, complete sequence genomic region harbors:
- a CDS encoding stress-induced cytoplasmic glutaredoxin, thioltransferase, glutathione-dependent disulfide oxidoreductase, glutathione peroxidase, putative (Similar to S. cerevisiae GRX2) — translation MFRTLLTKRLFNTSIMVSSQVKNKVEELIKTKPVFIASKSYCPYCHATKNTIEAITKDAYILELDEIDDGAEIQEALLEITGQRTVPNVFIGGQHIGGNSDVQALKSSDKLDDKIKAAL, via the coding sequence ATGTTCCGTACATTATTAACCAAAAGACTATTCAATACATCAATAATGGTTTCCTCGCAAGTTAAGAACAAGGTCGAAGAATTGATCAAAACTAAACCAGTTTTCATTGCCTCCAAATCATATTGTCCATACTGTCATGCAACCAAGAATACAATTGAAGCTATAACAAAGGATGCTTACATTCTTGAGTTAGACGAAATTGACGACGGTGCTGAAATCCAAGAAGCATTATTGGAAATCACTGGCCAAAGAACTGTTCCAAATGTTTTCATTGGTGGTCAACATATTGGTGGTAATTCCGATGTCCAAGCTTTGAAATCTAGCGACAAGTTAGATGACAAGATCAAAGCTGCTTTATAG